ATGCCAGCCGTGCGTACTGAAAGTGCGATGATAAAAAACAAAGCCGGCAGCAAAACTGCTAACGGTGTATAAATATCCAGCGGGAGTTGTTCCAGGTGCCTTACCTGCGGCCTGAAGAACAGCCAGGTTAGCACAATGGCAATAGAGTAATTCCAGGTGATGGCCTGAAATACATCTATGCTATACCGTTTGGCCAGCTTAAGCAGTACCGAAACCGCTACGCTGAAACAGGCGCTAAGAAGTATATAGATCATTAATTTTCTTTATGGTAGATGTTTAACGTATCTGAACCAATGGTTGATTGAGATACCATAACTCCTTTTATAAAAGGCGATTGTATGCCCATATTTAAAACTTTATCACCGGTAAAAACACGCGCTTCGTCCCACAAACCGGCATCGATAAAAGTTTTCAAGGTTGCAGCGCCGCCTTCTATAATTACCGACTGCACATCCTGCAAATACAGTTGGTACAGGATATACTGCGGCACAAAATAGTTAAAATCCTCCAGCGCTATGTATTTGTTTTTGCCGACAAAGTCAAACTTCACTTCGTTAAAAATGAACGTTTCTACCGAATTATCAAACACATTCATGGTTTCAGGAAGCTCGAGCCGACGGTCAATAACCACGCGTTTAGGTGAACGGCCGGGCCAATTACGGGTAGATAGCTGGGGGTTGTCTGCAAACACAGTGTTTTTGCCTACCAATATGGCATCTTCCTCACTACGCCATTTGTGCACCAAATGTTTGGCTTCAGGCCCGGTTATCCAGAATTGCGAGCCATCTTCCGGAGCAAAAAAACCATCCTTGGTTTGGGCCCATTTTAAGATGATATAAGGCCGATGTTGCTGCACCCGGGTAAAGAAACGACGATTAAGGTGCAAACATTCCTGCTCTAATACACCCAAAGTCACCTCTACTCCTGCCGCTTGCAATTTTTCTATCCCCTTGCCATCCACCGCCGGGAAAGGATCGCGGCAGCCTACTACTACCCTCGGGATACGATGCTTAATGATCAGATCTGCACAGGGCGGCGTTTTACCGTAATGTGCGCAAGGCTCTAACGATACATAAATGGTTGCGTCTGCCAAAAGCTCGGCAGCGTTGGAGTGTTTATGCAACGCATCGTTTACCGCGTTCACCTCCGCGTGTGCCTGACCGTACTGGCGATGATAGCCCTCACCAATAATGCTATCATTATGAACAATAACGGCGCCTACCATAGGGTTCGGACTCACGTGCCCGATTCCCAGACTGGCCAGTTCAAGGCAACGCTGCATATATTTTTGGTGCAATGGCATGCTGCAAAAGTAGCTTTTCTGTTTCTTTGTTGCATGAAAACAGTTAAGGATGTATTTGCTGAGTTTAAAGCGCGTTTATCAGAACTTTACGCCACAGATGAGACAGACGCTATAACCTCATTAGTTTTGAGCGAGTTAATTCAAACTAATAAAGCCAAACTAAAAGCATTCCCAGAGCTGGAGATACCAGAAAGCATCGGCCTGCAACTAACCGATATCTTATCTCGCTTAGAAACGGGCGAACCTGCTCAATACATCCTCGGCGAAACTGAATTTTATGGTTTGCCATTTAAGGTTAGTCCGGCGGTGTTGATTCCCCGACCTGAAACTGAAGAGCTGGTTCAATGGATCTTAGATACAACTAAACAAACACCGGTTAAAACCATCCTTGATATTGGCGCCGGCAGTGGCTGCATTGCTATCGCCCTCAAAAAGCATTTACCAAACGTTCAGGTTTATGCGATGGATGTATCAGCGGCAGCGCTGAATATCGCTAAGCAAAATGCGGTGCTGAATGAAGCGGAAGTTCATTTCATATTTGATGACATCCTTAATCCAGCAGAGCAGCTGCCTCAGTTTGATATCATCGTCAGCAACCCGCCATATGTTACTTTGGAAGACAAGGAACAAATGCACCGCAACGTAACCGACTTTGAGCCGCATACCGCTTTATTTGTTCCGCAGGATGATCCATTGATCTTTTATCGTGCTATCACCCAGTTTGCCGCGAAAAAACTAAATTCTAACGGATATCTTTTCTTTGAAATCAATGAAAACTATGGCGAACAAACCATTGATCTCATTAATAATAATCAATTTATAAATAGCGAGTTAAGAAAAGATTTAACCGACCGTGATCGCATGACCAAAGCTCAACTACGGGGGTGAAACTCTATGATGGTGCTGCGCAGGTATTCGCGGTCTAAGTGGGTATAGATTTCCGTAGTGGTAATACTTTCGTGCCCCAGCATCTCCTGTACGGCTCGCAGATCGGCACCGCCTTCAATCAAATGAGAAGCAAAGGAATGCCTGAAAGTGTGCGGACTAATATTCTTCTTCAGCCCAATCAACGCTGCCAGCTGCTTGATGATAATAAACATCATCTCACGGGTTAAATGTGCGCCGCGGCGGTTTAGGAAAACATAGTCCTCCTCGCCTTTTTTAACCTCTACGTGCACGCGCACCTGATTCAGCCAGATATCTAATGCTTTTTTGGCTTCATTACCAATGGGCACCAAGCGTTCTTTATTGCCTTTTCCGGTTACCTTTATAAAGTCGATATCCAGATAAAGGTTAGATATTTTAAGTCCGATAAGTTCAGACACCCGCAGTCCGCAGCTATAAATCACCTCCAGCATGGCTTTATTACGCGGGCCCTCTGGTTTGGAAAGATCAATGGCGGCAATGAGGTTGTTGATATCCTCAATGGTGAGCACGTCCGGCAGTTTCCGGCGTGTTTTGGGCGCTTCCAGCAACTCAGCCGGATCGGTTTGGATGATATCTTCCAGTAAAAGGTATTTGAAGAATGCCTTGATCCCCGAGATGATGCGCGCTTGCGAGGTGGGCACTACATCGCCTATCTCCACAATAAAATCGCGCAGATCCGTTAAAGTAATTGTGTCTGGCTTAAGCGGGGCAAACTTTGCTTCTGCAAATTGTGTTAGTTTATCGACATCCCTGCCGTAGGCTTGAATAGAATTATCGGAGAGCGACTTTTCCAGTCGCAAATAAGATTGAAATCCTTTTTTAGCCGAACGCCAGTCCAATTGATATTTTTACTAAGTTTGACGTGATGAAGATACAAATTATTAACGGCCCCAACCTTAACCTGCTTGGAGTTCGGGAAAAATCGATATACGGCGACAGCGACTTCAATACCTACCTGGATAGCCTGAAACATCGTTATCCGAGTTATGAGATCAGCTATTTTCAGAGCAATAAAGAAGGCGAACTAATTGACAAACTGCACGAAGTGGGTTTTGATTATGATGCCATCATTTTGAACGCAGGTGCTTACACCCACACTTCGGTTGCCATTGCCGATGCTATTTCGGCCATCAATACACCGGTGGTTGAGGTGCATATTTCTAACGTGCATAAACGCGAAGCTTTTAGGCACCACTCCTACCTTTCGGCAGTTTGTAAAGGTATCATTGTAGGTTTCGGATTAGATGGGTATCGCCTGGCTATAGAAAGTTTCACTGCACCGGTTCAGCAATAAAATCATTTTCAGCAGATGATGCGTGAGGCAAAAAGTTGTTTAAAGTATTTAGCGGCGTTTGCCCTGCTATTGGTGTGTGCACTGCCCAACGCAAACGCCCAGCACTCGCACCGTAAATCAAACAAACGCGATTCGTTGCGGCGCTCTATCTTACGTCGCGACTCGATGATGCGCACTTTTAAGCGCTCTGATACCTCTATTAACGATTATCTGCAAAAGGTTGAATATTACAACGCGTCATTCAACCAGATAAAAAACAACCTGGGGCGTGATATCGATACAGTAGAGATCAGCACGCAATTGCCTAAGATTGAAAAGCGCGTACAGCTGGTAAAAAAATTGATCAACGACGATCAATCCAGTACCCTACGCTACCTCTACACCATCCGCGACCTACTTGACCGCAGCGAAGAACAGCTTGACGGCTGGCAAGACCAGCTGAGTGACCTGAATGAAAAGCTGGTTCAATCACAAAGCGATCTATCGCAGATGCACAAAGACTCTATGCTGCGCGTATTACCATCTGATACCTCGATGGTAAAAACCTTTATGCAGCAAAAAATTACTATCTACCGCAAATGGCACAAGCTTGACTCGTTAGATAAGTTATTACTCACCAAAGTTGGCCTACTGCAAAACAGGGTTACCTCAGCTTACATCTCCGTATTAGATCAAACCGACCAGATAGATCAAAAGATCCGTGTTTTTGGCGACCGCGCGCTCTCCTGCGAGGCGGGTTACATCTGGCAAGCCCCAACCAATAAAACGGCCACATTTAAAGACGCCTTCAACCGGTCACTCACCATGAACGGCAAGCTGTTCAGCATTATGATTACGCGTGACGTGGTATTGCATGTTTGCGCCGGCCTGCTTTTTGTCTTATTTCTGGCTTGGGTGGGGTACAATCGCCGAAAGATATTGTTATACAAAGAGCGCCCGCATGAGATTTTAAGCCAGACCACTTACCTGGCCAAGTACCCGTTTGTTTCGGCCTTTTTATTGGTAACCGCTGTTGCACCAAACTTTTACAATTACCCACCAGTGGTGTTTATTGAGGTGTTTGCCCTGTTGATGTTTATTACCGTGCTTTACCTGGTTAAAAAGACGCAAGAGCGACCGGTATTCATCTTCCTGCTGCAACTATTTGTTCTCACTTTGTTTTATAGCGCCAGTAACCTGTTTGTAAAAGCATCAGAGGCAGATCGGGTGGTAATATTAATATTGGCCGGCCTGACTGCTGCAATGGCCATTCAATTACAAAAAAAATTGCAGGGCAGCGATGATTTCCTGCCGCACAGCCGGTTCATTATCCGTGTGTTTATCATCCTGCAAGCCATCTCTTTCGTGCTTAACGTATTCGGCCGGTTCAGCCTGGCTAAGATCATCGGCTTTACGGCGGTATATAACCTATGGCTGGGCTTAGGACTGTACATGGTAGTACAAATCCTGATGGAAAGCCTTTTCCTGCAATTAGAGGCCAATAAGTCAGACCAGGGCATTAACTCTTATATTGACTTTAGTGTATTACAGAAAAAACTGCGCCGCATCCTTAGTTTCGGTGCCACTATAGTATGGCTTATCATGCTTGCACAAAACCTGAGTATTGAGGATGGCGTGTTTGATTGGATAAGTGAGGTGTTAACCACTTCGCACACCGTTGGCGGTACAGGCACCTTTACCTTTGGCAGCGTGATCATTTTTGTAGCGGTGATCTGGCTATCGTCAATTGTGGCACGCCTCATTAGCTATATCTATGATTTTGCCGATCAGCATCGCTCGGCGCCTTTATTTAAGAAGAAAACACGCACCTCAATCCTGGTGGTAAAAATTGCCGTTTTTGCTATTGGCTTTTTGCTGGCTGTAGCAGCCTCTGGTGTTCCTTTAGATAAAGTGACCATCATCATTAGTGCGTTTGGCGTGGGCATAGGTTTCGGTTTGCAGAACATCGTAAACAACCTGGTTTCAGGCTTGATCCTGGCATTTGAACGACCGGTACAAATTGGTGATGTAATTGAGGTTGACAATAAATCGGGCACCATCAAAGAGATTGGTATCCGTTCCAGCCGCATAGTAATAGGCAATGGCGCAGAATTGATTGTTCCTAACGGCGATCTGATCTCTAACCACGTGATCAACTGGACGTTGAGTGATAGCAACCGCCAGGTGACGCTTAAAATCAGTGTAGCCTATGGTTCTGATATTAAACAGGTAGAACAATTGCTAAGAGATGTACTAAAAGACCGGGAAGATATTATGAGCACCCCGCCGCCATCTGTACTGCTGCAAAACCTGAGCGAAAGCTCTATTGAGTTTAAAGTATCGTTCTGGGCCGATGAAATTGGTAATTGGGAAAGACTGAAAAGCCAGGTACTGGCTGATATTTATGCTACGCTACGTAAAGAAGGCATAGGATTGCCTTATACGCCGAAAGAAGTAGCTATCCATCTGCCCAACGAAAAGAAGGACGACGAAAAGACTAACGATAAGAAATAACTATCGGTAAAAATCGTCCTGTTGCAGATCGGTAAAAGCTTTTTTCTTCTTCACAAAAAACTCCCACACAATATTGTGCTTGTACATACCAAACAACGTAGAGTGATGCGGAATAACGCCGTGCTTGTTTTTTAATGATTGCTCGCGCTTAAACATATTGCGCACAAAATTCTGGTGTGCACGGCTCACAGCCCAGGCATCTTTACGCTTGCCCTCGCCCATGAAACGCATAATGGCCAGCAGATCCAGCCAGAAACGCACGCTGATAGTTACCACAGAGCGTCCCCATGGCAAGTTCTTTTTGAGCAGCAACAGGTTGTTCCTGAAGTTGAGATAGGTTTTAAACGGATTCTCTTTATCCAGCGTTCCGCCGCCAACGTGGTAAACCTCAGACTCAGCGCAGTACATGATACGGTAGTTCATGTTTTTTAAGCGCCAGCACAGGTCAATCTCCTCCATGTGGGCAAAAAAGCGCTCGTCAAAACCGCCCGCAGCATCCCAGCATTCTTTTTTAATGAACAGCGCAGCACCGGTAGCCCAAAATACCTCGCCCGATTGATTGTATTGCCCCTTGTCCTCCTCCACCTCATAGAAAATCCGTCCGCGGCAAAAAGGATAGCCATAACTGTCAATAAAGCCACCAGCAGCACCGGCGTGTTCAAAATGTGTTTTTTGATGATACGCTTTGATCTTAGGTGCAGCTGCTGCAATGGTATCATCGGCCTCCATCATTTCTATAACGGGCTCAATCCAATTGGGCGTTACCTCAATATCTGAGTTTAAGAGGATCAGATAATCAGCTTCGACATGTTGCAGCACACGATTATAACCACCGGTAAAACCATAGTTGGCATCGTTCTGAACGATCTTAATTTGCGGATACTGGCTTTTAAGAAAAACTACCGAATCATCGGTAGAAGCGTTATCTCCTACTACTATCTCCAGGTTGGACCAGGTGGTAGTCATAACAGATGGCAGGAACTGCTGCAGATATTTCAGGCCGTTCCAATTCAAAATAACAATGGCAACTTTAGGAGTGTTGTTCATCTTAAATTGCCTTCGGCTTAAATTTCCATCTGCGGTGAGACCATAACCAATATTGTGGCGCAAGTTTAATCATATTTTCCAGATACGCCACATGTTTGTTAGTAATAGCATGCGGTTCTGCGTTTTTCGGCTCATCTTCCAGCAAGGCAAAACTGAAGGTATAATATCCCCGCTTAACGCAGCGTACATCGCAAAATACCACAACGGCGTTGGTGCTTTTAGCCAGCTTTTCCACCCCCATAAAAACGGCAGTAGGCTGGTTCAAAAATTCTGTAAAATATTGTACAGACTCCTGTATCGGCGTCTGGTCTGATACCAGCATGGTAAAGGTCTGTTTGCCGCGCAATTCAATCAGTTTGCGCAAAATATCTTTCATAGCTACCAGGGTGGCTCCAAAACGCTGGCGCATGTGTTTAAAGAGTTTTTCGTACGTTTCATTTCTGAGCGGCTTATACACGATAACCCGCTCAACATCAGTATAAAAACTAAAACGCAAGGCCGCCAGTTCCCAATTGCCATAGTGGCCAACGGCACCAATTATTGGCCGGCCTGTGGCAATAATTTTATTTATCTCAATATCAGTTTGGGCAGATTGAAGTGCCATTCTTTTAAGTACCTGCTTTTTGCTAATGGTAAGCATTTTAATAGTTTCCAGCATCAGATCACACAGATAGCTATAAAACTTACGCTCAATGGCGCGGCGCTCGGCATCAGTTTTTTCGGGGAATGAGTTACGCAGATTTTCGCGCACTACTTTTTTGCGATAACCGGTGAGGTAGTAGATCACAAAGTACAAAACATCTGACAACAGATATAAAAACCAGAAGGGCAGCAACGATAGCAAGTACAAAAAGAACACGCCTATTCTTGAAAGCCCTTTTATTATCATTAATTTCGCAGAATTTTTAGCTGCAAAAGTAATAATATAATGACAGAAAACGGCGCCGTATTCCCCATGTTTTATCTTCCTCCCGTTCAATATTTTAGCCTGCTATATCAGCATCGCAACAATATATTGATAGAGAAAGACGAACACCTCATTAAGCAAACCTATCGCAACCGCGCACATATCTACTCGCCCGACGGCCTGCTTTCGCTGGTTGTACCGGTTATCAAGGGCTCCAAAGTACATACACAAATGAAAGACGTGCGCATCAGTTATGATTTTAACTGGCAGCGCTTGCATTGGATGAGCCTGCAGGGATGTTACCGCCGCTCGGCTTATTTTGAATATTATGAGGCTGATTTCGTGCGCTTTTATGAAGAAAAATTTGAATTCCTGTTTGATTATAATGAGCAATTACTCAACATGATCATCGGCATGACGAAGATGAAAACCAACATCAGCCTGACAGAAACTTACGAGCGCGACTACCCTGACATGGCCGATTACCGCATGACTTTTAGTGCTAAAAAGGAAATAGCTTATGAACAAAAACCCTATTTTCAGGTTTTTGAAGAAAGAAAAGGGTTTATGAAAAACCTGAGCATTGTGGACCTGCTGTTTAACCAGGGGCCGCAAACGTTAAACTACCTGTAATGACTATTCCCTCAATACCCCGTTTAAGATTTAAAGTAAACAAACGCCTGGGCGAAGTGGGCGATGCACCCGGCATGATTCGTATTGCCGATGATGCGTTGAAACCCAAGATTTCCGTTTTTTCTTACAACGAGCACGAAGTACAATGTGCCGAAGGGCATGACCTGGCCGTTATATTAAAGCAGTTTGAGGAATGCAAATGCCACTGCCATTGGATCAAAATAAACGGACTGGGCGATCTGCAGCTAATTGAAGAGATTGGCACCCACCTTAACGTTGACACGCTGGTACTGGAGGATATTAGCAGCAACCACCAACGGCCAAAATTTGAGGAATATGATGAATACGTGTTTGCGGTGAGCCGCATCATCTTCATCAACAAAGAAAATGAGATTGTAAACAGTCAGTTTTCTGCCATCGTTAAAAAAGATCTCATCATTACTTTTGAAGATGATTATTCAGACCGCTTTGACGTAATCAAAACCAGGCTCAATGCCGGCAAGGGCGCCATTAGAACGGCCGGCCCTGCTTATATGCTTTATGCCTTAACTGATACCATTATTGACCAATATTTTGTTAAACTGGCCCACATTGGCGACAGTTTGGACGAGCTGGAAGATAAACTGTATGACAAGGCCGATAAAACCATTATGTATAACGCGCAGCACCTTAAGCGCTCATTAATTATGATGCGTCGCGTGGCCTGGCCAGAGCGCGATAAGGTGAACGACATGATCCGTTCAGACAGTCCACTCATTACTCCCGAGGTTAAAAATTACCTACGCGATGCTTACGATCATTGTATCCAGATTATGGATTTGATTGAGAGCTATAAAGAGATAACTTCCAGCGTGATAGACCTTTATTTGAGCATGGTAAGCAACCGCATGAACGAGATTATGAAGGTGCTCACCATCATTTCGGTAATTTTCATCCCCCTTACGTTTATCGCGGGTATTTACGGCATGAACTTCTCTCACCAAGATGAACATGGTCGCACCATCCCAGATAACATGCCCGAGCTTTACTGGCCGCATGGCTATGTTTACGCATTAGTACTAATGTTTGCTATTGCGTTGGTGCAAGTATATGTATTCTGGAAAAAGGGCTGGTTTAATCGCTTATAAGCGCTATTGCTTTAGTATTTTATGAGCTACAGCCAATGTGCCGTCAATCTTCTCTGTAACTTTTAAACCGAGCAATTTTGCTACAACCGGGTAAACATTCACATTTTCAAATGGCGGTATTACCAATCGTTTTTTAAACTGTGGGCCCCAGGCGTAGAAAATAGCGTTCATATCTTTAACCAGACCCGGGTCATAGCCGTGTGCACCGGGGTCAATATATTTATACTGCGGCATTTTAAACGCGTAGGGATAATTGGGTGTTATAACAATATCGCCAATGCGGTGATAACGATCGTCTTTAGCCGTATAATGTTTACTGGCAGGTAAATTACTTTTTAAATATACCTTATAATTATGCGCTTCCTTGTGTAAAGTGCGGTAGGTGCTGTTTATATACCGATCTTGTCCTTTCTTGGCATAAACTTCCAATATTGTTCCCTCGCCAGAAACAATAAATTTACTGGTGTCTATCGATGCCGGAATACTCAGCGGCGAATCATTTTTAATCTTGGCCATCCCGTGGTCTGACACCAGAATAAAATTGACATTCTTTACTCTGGATGCCTTAACCAGCTGGGTCATGGCATATACGGCCGAGTCTATCAGGCGAACAGCGGCTATGGTTTCAGAAGCGTCCGGACCATATTTGTGCCCCTTCTGATCAACCTGCGGAAAATAGAACGTTATTAAATGCGGACGCCTTTCTGGTGGTAAGTCCAACCAATTTTTCACCACTTGTAAACGGCTGGGCATGTTAATGGCCTCGTTGTAATGATAGAAATATGTGGGGCCGAAACCTTTTTCTCTGGCCTCGCCACCAACCCAATAAAAACAGGCAGATAGCATGTGCTGCTGCTCAGCCAGTGTCCACAACGGGGTGCCACCATACCATTGGGTTTCGCCGGCGGATTTGCCTTTATGCCAGTAATAGGATTCGGTACCGGGATCATAAAAATCATTGGCTATTATACCGTGATGCGCGGGATAAAGCCCTGTGACCAAAGTATAATGATTAGGAAAAGTTACCGACGGAAACGCAGGGATTAAATATTTTGCAGAAATACCGCCCTTACTTAATTCAAGCAGATGCTTGGCCTGGTATCGTTCAGCATAATCATACCTAAAGCCATCTGCCGAGATCAAGATGACATAGGGCTTTTGCTGCTGCCTACGCGAATTAACCCGGCCAGGAACAATTTGCTGAGCAGTATCCAACTGTGCAATAGCTGAATTTGCCAAAACGCAAACTAAAAGTGCAAACAAATAATTTTTCATAGCGTTAGCGTATAAACAAATTTATCTTAACCCTATGAGCATTTATAATTTTACAGATTATTTAATACTGCCGATACTATAATATATTGTTGACCAAAAAACTCTTCATCAGTGTTATACTGGGATGGGGCCCGTTTATTTTTTGTGCAACTTGTGTTTGGTTTTTAGGATCAAGATAACCCCGCACTTGTATTAAGTCGGTGGATTTAACCGCGCTAAAACCCATGGACCAATCTGCAAACGAGCGGTAACTGATAGGCCCTGTTATCATCAATTGTACATCGCGGTGTCTGCTATCTCGTTTGATCGAGGCAAACGTACGGTCTATATCAGCAATATCACCCTCCAAAACTTGTATAAAGGTGCGATGACAGTACAACAGCATACCTGTAATATTGCGCTGGCTGTTCAAATCACGGCTTTCAATAAGCAGGCTCGACAGATCATCGTCTGTCATCAGTTTAACAGCGGTGCTGATGTAAATAAGGTAGTCCATAAAGCTAAACAAGTACCGGTAAATTAAAATAACCTGTTTAAATTATAAAGTTTTAAAATGAGTTGATTATAAGAATAGGTTTTGGCTACGAAAAATGCTCCTTCAGAAAATCGTCAATAATTTTGATTTCAGGATAAATACCCCTGGTGAGGTTTGTAGTCTTTCGCGCATCAATCGGATTGAGGTAAGCTTTAACATCGGTCATGTCTTGTTTACCAACAGGCACAAAACCCATGCGCCAACCCTTGAACATACGTCCATCCGTTTCGCCGGTTGTTAAAATTTGGATGTTTTTAAAACGCTCGTCCTTCGTTATCTCCGCGTAAGCTTGGGTTAAATCGGGCAATTCTCCTTCTATAACTTGAAGAAAAACATTCTGGCTGTAAAGTAGCAAACCAGTTATGTTTAGCTTCAAATTGCTAACGCGATACTCTTCGAGCATCGCCATGAGGCCATCGTCAGTTACAGCTGTCGCAGCCTCGCTGACATAAATAAGAAAATCCATCAATTAGGGGCGTAAATAAATTAACTACGAAGAATTAAACATAACGGATTTGAAAAAGTTTCAATTTCAAATCTCCTTGTCTAATACTAACAGTTGGATTACCTCTTTAGGTATGCCAAATTTCTCGTCGTTATGAAAGGGTATCACCTCTCCCGTGGGTTTATATCCACGACGTATATACCAGTCTAACAGCTCTTTACGAGATGATATCACCGTCATAGTAATAGCTGTACACTCTAGCTGGAAAGCCAGTAGTTCAGCCTCATGTAACAATTGCCTGCCTATGCCATTAGCCTGCTCATTGGGGTTTACGGAGAGCATGCCCAGATATAATTTTTGATTGCGCACTTGTAAGTAAACACAGCCGGTAATATGATGATCTGTATTAACGTATTTGAGTATCATGATGGCCGGATTGAGCAGATAACCGGTCATGGTTTCTACATCAACACGTTGCCCGCCAAGCAGATGGGCTTCTGTTGTCCAGCCCTTTTTGGAGCTTTCGCCGCGGTACGCATTGTTTACAAGTTCAGTTAATTCTACAGCATCATCAATTGCTGCACGGGATACAGGTTTCATAAGCTTCAGAATACAAACGTAATAGTTTTTAGCTGGTAATCAACGTTTAAAAGCGCTGCACAACGTCTTGTTCTAAATTTTAGTAATATTGCCCACTCAAACATTCAATCAGAAAGGCAGTAAAAAAGCATATCGTATGAACCAGAAAAACCGACAATTTTACCTGCTGCTGTTCATCCTGGCTCTTGTTGTTAATTTTTGTACGATCAACTTTCTGTTTTTTACAGATGACCCGGGCTTATATGCCTCCATTGCCAAGCAACTCATCTACAAGCACGACTTTTTCCAGCTTTACAGCTATGGGGCCGATTGGCTGGATAAGCCTCACCTGCCCTTCTGGTTGGTGATGATTAGTTTCCGTACGTTTGGCATCTACACCTGGACGTATAAACTGCCCGCCATCATTTGCTTTTTATTAAGCCTGTTATATACCTGGTTGTTTGCCCGTAAATACTACGGGGCAGAAGTAGCTGCTATGGCCGTGCTGATAGTGAGCACATCACTACACGTTATGATGTCAAATACCGACATCAGGGCCGAGCCTTACCTTATGGCTTTTATTACTGGCGCCATTTATCACATTTCTAACCTGGAAAGGCGTTCATCGGGCACACAACTCGTTCTTGCCGCATTGCTTACCGCTTTGGCGGTAATGACCAAGGGCGTATTTGTAATGATAGCCATTTACGGCGCACTGGGGGGCCATCTGCTACTGGCCGGGAAATTAAAAGAAGTATTCAGATTTAAATGGGTGCTACTGGTAATACTTACCGTCATTTTTTCCGCTCCCGAGCTTTACAGTCTTTATATTCAGTTTGATCTGCATCCCGAGAAGGTGGTTTTCGGGCATCAGCATGTATCGGGTATTAAATGGTTTCTGTGGGACAGCCAGTTCGGACGGTTTACCAATAGCGGACCGATCAGTCGTAAAACAGGCAGCATTTTTTATTTTCTGCATACGCTACTTTGGGCGTTTGGGCCGTGGTGCCTGCTGTTCTATTTTTCTGTTTACAAGATTGTTAGCGACATTATTAAAAGAAAACATCA
This region of Mucilaginibacter yixingensis genomic DNA includes:
- a CDS encoding glycosyltransferase family 39 protein, which produces MNQKNRQFYLLLFILALVVNFCTINFLFFTDDPGLYASIAKQLIYKHDFFQLYSYGADWLDKPHLPFWLVMISFRTFGIYTWTYKLPAIICFLLSLLYTWLFARKYYGAEVAAMAVLIVSTSLHVMMSNTDIRAEPYLMAFITGAIYHISNLERRSSGTQLVLAALLTALAVMTKGVFVMIAIYGALGGHLLLAGKLKEVFRFKWVLLVILTVIFSAPELYSLYIQFDLHPEKVVFGHQHVSGIKWFLWDSQFGRFTNSGPISRKTGSIFYFLHTLLWAFGPWCLLFYFSVYKIVSDIIKRKHQREYYAISGGLILLALFSLSGFQLPFYTNIIFPLFAICTARICHEQLTSSTERTIRSVAQWIYVIALPIVVILLNYFLKPAHYWPFIIDIIVFVPIAIYLLKSGKQMSSQLFLLNCVAMLFACFYVNTEFYPTIIRYKGEPKAARYVNQQVPQTTAVYSVKSLNNVFQFYCDRPVGLFNMEQFNATPSPAGALFYADQESVDQLRSLHQQFVVVKEFCNYPEENILPAFINESTRASTLSKVYLIKKP
- a CDS encoding GNAT family N-acetyltransferase; this translates as MKPVSRAAIDDAVELTELVNNAYRGESSKKGWTTEAHLLGGQRVDVETMTGYLLNPAIMILKYVNTDHHITGCVYLQVRNQKLYLGMLSVNPNEQANGIGRQLLHEAELLAFQLECTAITMTVISSRKELLDWYIRRGYKPTGEVIPFHNDEKFGIPKEVIQLLVLDKEI